A region of the Roseiflexus sp. RS-1 genome:
TCGAACAACAACTTCTCCGGGATGCGGCAACCGGCGCTCGATGCGCGCCAGAGCGCCGGGGATGAGTGGCGACGCGCCTGAAGGAACATACAACGACATACCGCCCCCACGCGCTGACCTGAAAAGTATAGCCAAATTATAGCACACCCTGTGTGTCGTATGAGACCTCCTGCAACTCTTGAACGTTTTCGACCGTCTGAGCAGTAGATGGCGCAGAAAGAAGCACAACGCTCATCAGCAACGTTTGGGGGAACATCATGGACATCTCAACCTCACGATTGATGCGCAGTCGTCACGACGCGATGATTGCTGGCGTGGCAGGCGGGATTGCAAAGTATCTGGGGGTCGATTCGACCATTGTGCGTCTGGTTTTTGTTGCGCTGATCTTTACTGGTGTGGGGGTGCTGCTCTACCCGGCGCTCTGGATCATTATGCCGCTCGAAGCGCCGCAGAACCGGGCGCAGGGCGATCAGCGCCAGGTGTTCGTGAGCGGCGGGGCGGTTCGCTCCGATCCAATGACCGGCGCCGCTGCCAGTTCCGAGTCGGAGGTGCCGATCAATAACCTGAATGAGCGCGGACCGGCGCAATCGTCGCCACACGTGCAGCGTAACCGGCAATTGGGCATTATTCTCATCGGTGTCGGCGTGTTGGTGCTGTTGAGCATTGTGCTTGGTCCGGCATTTGGCAAACTGCTGTTTCCGCTTGCGCTGATCGTCGCTGGTGCGATCATACTGATGCGCAGTCGGCAGTGATAGGGTCATGCGCACAGGTGGACGATAGCGGCGCGGGTGCGCGCCGTTCCCTCACTCACACTGCTTTCTTCGTTCCTGTACCCCTGGAGTCTCCGCCACGACCTAAAGATCCAGGATACGCGCGCCAAAGAGTTTGCGCCGGGCAGGCAGGGTCTTGATCCCCACCCCGATGGTGCACGTGGCAATGGCGTATTTGACCAGGCTGTCGCCGACAATGACGGAGGCGATGAGGTCGTTGGTCCAGACGCCGTAGAATGCGAGCAGGGTAAAGAGGGTTGTGTCAAGCGGAACCGAAAGGGCGTTGCTCGAAAGGACGCGGACGATCCAGACCCGGTGGCGCAGGGCGTGATACACCTCGGTATCGGTCAATTCCGAGAGAACAAGCGCAAGTGCGGAAGCGACAATGATGCGGAATGGCATCATTGCCGCCGCAGCAGCAACAATGTTGACACCCATTGCCGCCAGAATGGTCGCATAGACGACCATTTTGTCGTAGCGCTGGTGGATCATGTCGCGCAGGGTGAAGATCGCCCCAAAAAACAGGGTGCCCAGCGCAAATTGCAGGAACCCGACGGTCAG
Encoded here:
- a CDS encoding VUT family protein, whose protein sequence is MIAIVLYILAILAANLTAETILTVGFLQFALGTLFFGAIFTLRDMIHQRYDKMVVYATILAAMGVNIVAAAAAMMPFRIIVASALALVLSELTDTEVYHALRHRVWIVRVLSSNALSVPLDTTLFTLLAFYGVWTNDLIASVIVGDSLVKYAIATCTIGVGIKTLPARRKLFGARILDL
- a CDS encoding PspC domain-containing protein, which codes for MDISTSRLMRSRHDAMIAGVAGGIAKYLGVDSTIVRLVFVALIFTGVGVLLYPALWIIMPLEAPQNRAQGDQRQVFVSGGAVRSDPMTGAAASSESEVPINNLNERGPAQSSPHVQRNRQLGIILIGVGVLVLLSIVLGPAFGKLLFPLALIVAGAIILMRSRQ